A section of the Rhodobacter sp. genome encodes:
- the nuoN gene encoding NADH-quinone oxidoreductase subunit NuoN: MTSVDLSIALPEILLSLWAMVALMAGAYFGKDRLALPLTWATVAVFALVAVMVGVREPGAQSAFGGLFLDDGFARFAKVAILAAGAAVLVMGIDYLERQKMMRFEYPILVTLATVGMMVMVSADDLLTLYMGLELQSLALYVLAAIRRDSVRATEAGLKYFVLGALASGLLLYGASLTYGYAGTTRFAGIASTVEGGHLAVGLLMGLAFMLAGLAFKISAVPFHMWTPDVYEGAPTPVTAFFATAPKLAAMALLARLVQQGFGGAPADWAQILAVLAGLSMVVGAIGALSQRNLKRLMAYSSISHMGFALLGLTAGNQAGVKATLLYMAIYLIMTVGVFAFILTLRREGRPVVRIDDLNLLSKTQPMQALAVLILMFSLAGVPPLLGFWAKLTVLAAAVGTGWITLAVIGVISSVIGAFYYLRIVYLMYFGAESDPLDNDIAPSQRWLTLAAAALTLLGVFNLFGMEGAAAIAAQALVH; this comes from the coding sequence ATGACCTCGGTTGATCTTTCGATCGCGCTGCCCGAAATCCTGCTGTCGCTCTGGGCGATGGTGGCATTGATGGCCGGCGCCTATTTCGGCAAGGACCGGCTGGCCTTGCCGCTGACCTGGGCGACGGTTGCCGTCTTTGCGCTGGTGGCGGTGATGGTCGGCGTGCGCGAGCCGGGCGCCCAGTCCGCCTTTGGCGGGCTCTTCCTCGATGACGGGTTCGCGCGCTTCGCCAAGGTGGCGATTCTGGCCGCCGGTGCCGCCGTGCTGGTGATGGGCATCGATTATCTCGAGCGCCAGAAGATGATGCGATTCGAGTATCCGATCCTTGTCACGCTGGCGACGGTCGGCATGATGGTGATGGTGTCGGCGGACGACCTGCTGACCCTTTACATGGGGCTGGAACTGCAATCGCTGGCGCTCTACGTGCTGGCGGCGATCCGCCGCGACAGCGTGCGTGCGACCGAGGCGGGGCTCAAGTATTTCGTGCTGGGCGCGCTGGCCTCGGGGCTGCTGCTCTATGGCGCGTCGCTGACCTATGGCTATGCCGGGACCACCCGGTTCGCGGGGATCGCCTCGACCGTCGAGGGCGGGCACCTGGCGGTCGGCCTGTTGATGGGGCTGGCGTTCATGCTGGCCGGGCTGGCGTTCAAGATCTCGGCCGTGCCGTTCCACATGTGGACGCCCGACGTCTACGAGGGGGCGCCGACCCCGGTCACCGCCTTCTTCGCCACCGCGCCCAAGCTGGCCGCCATGGCGCTGTTGGCGCGGCTGGTGCAACAGGGCTTTGGCGGCGCGCCCGCCGACTGGGCGCAGATCCTGGCGGTGCTGGCGGGTCTGTCGATGGTCGTGGGGGCGATCGGCGCGCTGAGCCAGCGCAACCTGAAGCGCCTGATGGCCTATTCGTCGATCTCGCACATGGGCTTCGCGCTGCTGGGCCTGACCGCGGGCAACCAGGCCGGGGTCAAGGCGACGCTGCTTTACATGGCGATCTATCTGATCATGACGGTCGGGGTCTTTGCCTTCATCCTGACGCTGCGCCGCGAAGGTCGCCCGGTGGTCCGCATCGACGACCTGAACCTGTTGTCGAAAACCCAGCCGATGCAGGCGCTGGCGGTGCTGATCTTGATGTTCAGCCTGGCGGGCGTGCCGCCTCTCCTGGGTTTCTGGGCGAAACTGACGGTGCTGGCGGCGGCGGTGGGGACGGGCTGGATCACCCTGGCGGTGATCGGCGTGATCTCGTCGGTGATCGGCGCGTTCTACTATCTGCGCATCGTCTATCTCATGTATTTCGGCGCCGAATCCGATCCCCTGGACAACGACATCGCCCCTTCGCAACGCTGGCTGACGCTGGCCGCCGCGGCGCTGACGTTGCTGGGCGTGTTCAACCTGTTCGGCATGGAAGGAGCAGCGGCGATCGCGGCGCAGGCGCTTGTCCACTGA
- a CDS encoding type III pantothenate kinase → MLLCIDCGNTNTVFSLWDGTQFLGTWRTATDHRQTADQYFTWLSTLMAVRGIDAEITEAIISSTVPRVVFNLRVLCDRYFNCRPLVVGRPDCALPVAPRVDHGTTVGPDRLVNTVGGFDRHGGDLVVVDFGTATTFDVVDHDGAYIGGVIAPGVNTSLEALHMAAAALPHVDVTKPQSAIGTNTVACIQSGIYWGYVGLVEGIVGQIRLEHERPMSVIATGGLAPLFDQGTDIFDFVEDDLTMHGLVLINRYNRDIATA, encoded by the coding sequence ATGCTTCTCTGCATTGATTGCGGCAACACCAACACCGTGTTTTCCCTGTGGGACGGCACGCAGTTCCTGGGCACCTGGCGCACCGCGACCGACCATCGCCAGACGGCCGACCAGTATTTCACCTGGCTCAGCACGTTGATGGCGGTGCGCGGCATCGACGCCGAGATCACCGAGGCGATCATCTCCTCGACCGTGCCGCGCGTGGTGTTCAACCTGCGGGTGCTGTGCGACCGGTATTTCAACTGTCGCCCGCTGGTGGTGGGGCGGCCCGACTGTGCGCTGCCCGTCGCGCCCCGGGTCGATCACGGCACCACGGTCGGGCCGGACCGCCTGGTCAACACGGTCGGCGGCTTCGACCGCCACGGCGGCGACCTGGTGGTGGTGGATTTCGGAACCGCCACGACCTTTGATGTGGTGGACCACGACGGCGCCTATATCGGCGGGGTGATCGCGCCCGGGGTGAACACCTCGCTCGAGGCCCTGCACATGGCCGCTGCCGCCCTGCCGCATGTGGACGTGACGAAACCGCAAAGCGCGATCGGCACGAATACCGTTGCCTGTATCCAGTCGGGCATTTACTGGGGCTATGTCGGCCTGGTCGAAGGGATCGTGGGCCAGATCCGCCTGGAGCACGAGCGCCCGATGTCGGTGATCGCCACCGGCGGGCTTGCGCCGCTGTTCGACCAGGGCACCGACATCTTCGACTTTGTCGAGGACGACCTGACGATGCACGGGCTCGTGCTCATCAACCGTTACAACAGGGACATCGCGACCGCATGA
- a CDS encoding biotin--[acetyl-CoA-carboxylase] ligase, producing the protein MSTDPTWPEAYDRLVLPEVDSTMLEASRRLPGLTRPLWILAERQTAGRGRRGRVWTDPAGNFAATLVMRLSDPPARLALRSFTAALALHEALTALTGLDTAFALKWPNDVLLNGGKLSGILLESPGAGVLSLGIGVNLRASPQPDPAAAFAPVNLRSETGLTLSAARLLDHLGPAFSRWETRLATYGFAPVRAAFLARATRLGEPIIARTVTEETQGVFDTIDDTGALVLRTPQGRRAIPAADIFFP; encoded by the coding sequence TTGTCCACTGACCCAACCTGGCCCGAGGCCTATGACCGGCTGGTGTTGCCCGAAGTGGACAGCACCATGCTGGAGGCCTCGCGCCGCCTGCCCGGGCTGACGCGGCCGCTGTGGATCCTGGCCGAACGCCAGACCGCCGGGCGTGGCCGCCGCGGACGGGTCTGGACCGATCCGGCCGGCAATTTCGCCGCGACCCTGGTGATGCGGCTGAGCGATCCGCCCGCGCGCCTGGCCCTGCGCAGCTTCACCGCCGCGCTGGCCCTGCACGAGGCGCTGACGGCGCTGACCGGGCTGGACACCGCTTTCGCGCTGAAATGGCCCAACGATGTGCTGCTCAACGGGGGCAAGTTGTCGGGCATCTTGCTGGAAAGCCCCGGGGCCGGGGTTCTGTCGCTGGGCATCGGCGTCAATCTGCGCGCCTCGCCTCAGCCCGACCCGGCGGCGGCCTTTGCGCCCGTGAACCTGCGATCCGAGACCGGCCTCACGCTGAGTGCGGCGCGGCTGCTCGACCACCTCGGCCCGGCCTTTTCCCGCTGGGAGACGCGGCTTGCGACGTATGGGTTCGCGCCGGTTCGCGCGGCTTTTCTGGCGCGCGCCACGCGGCTTGGCGAACCCATCATCGCCCGCACCGTGACCGAGGAAACGCAGGGCGTGTTCGACACGATCGACGACACCGGCGCGCTGGTGCTGCGCACGCCGCAGGGCCGCCGCGCGATCCCCGCCGCCGACATCTTCTTTCCCTGA
- a CDS encoding NADH-quinone oxidoreductase subunit M, with translation MLNLLSIITFLPAAAALIGAVFLHGEDETAQRNAKWLALVATGATFLISLIMLFSFDPSNTDFQFVEEHAWIMGLTYKLGVDGISMLFVMLTTFLMPITIGACWGVKTRVKEYMIAFLLLETLMIGVFTALDLVLFYLFFEAGLIPMFLIIGIWGGKDRIYAAFKFFLYTFVGSVLMLVAMIYMYTQAGTSDIPTLLNHSFDAGPITLLGWQIAGGAQTLMFLAFFASFAVKMPMWPVHTWLPDAHVQAPTAGSVVLAAVLLKMGGYGFLRFSLPMFPVASDLLTPFVLWLSAIAIVYGSLVALVQDDMKKLVAYSSVAHMGFVTMGIFTANQQGIDGAIFQMLSHGFVSGALFLCVGVVYDRMHTRDIEAYGGIVSRMPVYAAVFMLFTMANVGLPGTSGFVGEFLTFMAVFQVNTWVATVAATGVIFSAAYALWLYRRVVFGQLIKDSLKSIADLDTREKLMFAPLVAMTLLLGVYPALVTDIIAPSTTALLTHYHAANGTDLGSTAEAVTHAAAHAAPSH, from the coding sequence ATGTTGAACCTTCTGTCCATCATCACCTTCCTGCCGGCGGCGGCGGCCCTGATCGGGGCGGTGTTCCTGCATGGCGAGGACGAGACCGCGCAGCGCAATGCCAAATGGCTGGCGCTGGTGGCGACGGGGGCGACCTTCCTGATCTCGCTGATCATGCTGTTCAGCTTCGATCCGTCGAACACCGACTTCCAGTTCGTCGAGGAACACGCCTGGATCATGGGGCTGACCTACAAGCTGGGCGTGGACGGTATCTCGATGCTGTTCGTCATGCTCACCACCTTCCTGATGCCGATCACCATCGGCGCCTGCTGGGGGGTGAAAACCCGCGTCAAGGAATACATGATCGCCTTCCTGCTGCTGGAAACGCTGATGATCGGCGTGTTCACGGCGCTGGACCTGGTGCTGTTCTACCTGTTCTTCGAGGCGGGCCTGATCCCGATGTTCCTGATCATCGGCATCTGGGGCGGCAAGGACCGCATCTACGCGGCGTTCAAGTTCTTCCTCTACACCTTTGTCGGCTCGGTGCTGATGCTGGTGGCGATGATCTACATGTACACCCAGGCGGGCACGAGCGACATTCCGACGCTGCTGAACCATTCGTTCGATGCCGGCCCGATCACGCTGCTGGGCTGGCAGATCGCCGGCGGCGCACAGACGCTGATGTTCCTGGCCTTTTTTGCGTCCTTCGCGGTGAAGATGCCGATGTGGCCGGTCCACACCTGGTTGCCCGACGCGCACGTTCAGGCGCCGACCGCGGGTTCGGTCGTGCTGGCGGCGGTGCTGTTGAAGATGGGCGGCTATGGTTTCCTGCGGTTTTCGCTGCCGATGTTCCCGGTCGCCTCGGACCTGTTGACGCCCTTCGTGCTGTGGCTCAGCGCGATCGCCATCGTCTACGGCTCGTTGGTGGCGCTGGTTCAAGACGACATGAAGAAGCTGGTGGCCTATTCGTCGGTCGCACACATGGGCTTTGTGACCATGGGCATTTTCACGGCAAATCAGCAAGGCATCGACGGCGCCATCTTCCAGATGCTCAGCCACGGGTTCGTGTCCGGCGCATTGTTCCTGTGCGTGGGGGTCGTCTATGACCGGATGCACACCCGCGACATCGAGGCCTATGGCGGCATCGTCAGCCGGATGCCGGTCTATGCGGCGGTCTTTATGTTGTTCACCATGGCGAACGTCGGCCTGCCCGGCACCTCGGGGTTCGTCGGTGAATTCCTGACCTTCATGGCGGTCTTCCAGGTCAATACCTGGGTTGCGACGGTGGCGGCGACCGGGGTGATCTTCTCGGCGGCCTATGCGCTGTGGCTCTATCGTCGGGTGGTGTTCGGCCAGCTTATCAAGGACAGCCTGAAATCCATCGCCGATCTCGACACGCGCGAAAAGCTGATGTTCGCGCCGCTGGTGGCGATGACCCTGCTTTTGGGCGTCTACCCGGCGCTGGTGACCGACATCATCGCGCCCTCGACCACCGCGCTGCTCACCCACTATCACGCTGCGAACGGCACCGACCTCGGGTCGACTGCCGAGGCGGTGACCCATGCCGCCGCCCACGCGGCCCCCAGTCACTGA